From the genome of Haloarcula limicola, one region includes:
- a CDS encoding sodium:calcium antiporter, with translation MTANLLVEGAVILLATGAIWKGSDWLETASERLAAHYGLPEVVQGAIIVAVGSSFPELATVVVAALGGSMPLGVGAIVGSAIFNVLVIPAAAGIATTDDIESNRTLVYKEAQFYMLAVSVLLITFALAVIYYPGEAALSGAVTRPLALIPLALYGLYVFIQYQDTADHEAEGSGAGDVAVGRQWLYLLAGLAVILVAVESLVHSVEVIGRAIGADEFLLGVTILAAATSLPDTLVSVRAARDNRGVASLANVLGSNTFDLLVAIPMGVLIAGVWTVDFAMAVPMFGVLTLATILLFTALRTDLELSGAESYALLGAYVLFVAWVVAETAGLGVGLLPSE, from the coding sequence ATGACCGCGAATCTGCTCGTCGAGGGGGCCGTCATCCTGTTGGCGACGGGGGCGATATGGAAGGGCAGCGACTGGCTGGAGACGGCGAGCGAACGGCTCGCGGCGCACTACGGCCTGCCGGAGGTGGTCCAGGGGGCGATAATCGTCGCCGTCGGGTCGAGCTTTCCGGAACTCGCGACCGTCGTCGTGGCGGCGCTGGGCGGATCGATGCCGCTCGGCGTCGGCGCGATCGTCGGGTCGGCCATCTTCAACGTCCTCGTCATTCCGGCCGCGGCGGGCATCGCTACTACCGACGACATCGAGTCGAACCGGACGCTCGTCTACAAGGAGGCGCAGTTCTACATGCTCGCCGTCTCGGTGCTGCTGATCACGTTCGCGCTCGCGGTCATCTACTACCCCGGCGAGGCGGCGCTCTCGGGAGCGGTCACTCGGCCGCTGGCGCTCATCCCGCTGGCGCTGTACGGTCTCTACGTCTTCATCCAGTACCAGGACACGGCCGACCACGAGGCCGAGGGGAGCGGGGCCGGCGACGTGGCCGTCGGCCGACAGTGGCTCTACCTCCTGGCGGGGCTGGCGGTCATCCTCGTCGCCGTCGAGAGCCTCGTTCACTCCGTCGAGGTCATCGGGCGGGCGATCGGGGCCGACGAGTTCCTGCTCGGCGTGACCATTCTCGCCGCCGCGACGAGCCTCCCCGACACGCTCGTCAGCGTCCGCGCCGCTCGCGATAACCGCGGCGTCGCCTCGCTGGCGAACGTCCTCGGGTCGAACACCTTCGACCTGCTCGTCGCGATCCCGATGGGCGTGCTCATCGCCGGCGTCTGGACCGTCGACTTCGCGATGGCGGTCCCGATGTTCGGCGTCCTCACGCTGGCGACGATTCTGCTGTTCACCGCCCTGCGGACGGACCTCGAACTGAGCGGCGCGGAGTCGTACGCGCTGCTCGGCGCGTACGTCCTGTTCGTCGCGTGGGTCGTCGCCGAGACGGCCGGTCTCGGCGTCGGTCTCCTGCCCTCGGAGTGA
- a CDS encoding NAD+ synthase produces MEGNNRSIRDGDVQYSGSDAPTPTDDPAAVESALVAFVRDRVEAAGAAGVVVAMSGGLDSTVTVALAVEALGSDRVLGLALPCHKTDASAAMEAGAVADHLDIDFERVHLRPLLHQFDQSVAPLLDPEETDETTPTVDRALGNAVARFRMVCAYYAANRTNRLVLGTANRSELLLGYLTKYGDGAADLCPLGDLYKTEVRDLAEHLGVPERIVEAEPTAGDYPAQTDAADLGAPYETIDPFLERLVDRGLPTAAAAEGLDLDSETAERLARMYRQSAHKRAVPPTPGLSGRSRRPSSFSRK; encoded by the coding sequence ATGGAAGGAAACAATCGTTCGATCCGAGACGGTGACGTGCAGTATTCGGGTAGCGACGCCCCGACACCGACCGACGACCCGGCAGCCGTCGAGTCGGCGCTCGTCGCGTTCGTCCGTGATCGGGTCGAAGCGGCGGGCGCAGCGGGCGTCGTCGTCGCCATGAGCGGCGGGCTCGATTCGACGGTAACGGTAGCGCTGGCCGTCGAAGCACTGGGGAGCGACCGCGTTCTCGGCCTCGCCCTCCCCTGTCACAAGACCGACGCCTCGGCGGCGATGGAGGCCGGGGCGGTCGCGGACCACCTCGACATCGACTTCGAGCGCGTTCACCTCCGACCGCTGCTCCACCAGTTCGACCAGAGCGTCGCCCCGCTACTGGACCCCGAGGAGACGGACGAGACGACGCCGACGGTCGACCGCGCGCTCGGCAACGCCGTCGCTCGCTTCCGTATGGTGTGTGCGTACTACGCCGCCAATCGGACGAACCGCCTCGTCCTCGGTACGGCGAACCGCTCGGAACTCCTGTTGGGCTACCTCACGAAGTACGGCGACGGCGCGGCGGACCTCTGTCCGCTCGGCGACCTCTACAAGACGGAGGTCCGGGACCTCGCGGAACACCTCGGCGTCCCCGAGCGCATCGTCGAGGCGGAACCGACCGCCGGCGACTACCCCGCCCAGACCGACGCCGCCGACCTCGGCGCGCCCTACGAGACCATCGACCCATTCCTCGAACGTCTCGTCGATCGAGGCCTCCCGACCGCGGCGGCCGCGGAGGGGCTCGATCTGGATTCGGAGACGGCCGAACGACTGGCGAGAATGTACCGACAGTCGGCGCACAAGCGAGCGGTCCCGCCGACGCCGGGGCTCTCCGGTCGGTCGCGCCGGCCCTCCTCGTTCAGTCGCAAGTGA
- a CDS encoding phosphoribosylaminoimidazolesuccinocarboxamide synthase: MTSVKEFRVDEPATATDLGRGAFVFTDDYSVFDWGKMPDQIPQKGASLCSMGAFNFQLLEENHIPTHYEGVRVGVGDEVLDLGEALSTGEVPSEMVISLTQVPDLPFEDGAYDYEAFHDDAGQNYLVPLEVVFRNRVPVGSSLRSRTTPSDHGLEYDEWPVEPVDLDEPIVEFSTKYEEQDRYLSREEADRIAGAADIDQLAELALAVNHIVTDQAAEADLVHEDGKIECLYHEGQVRVADVVGTFDENRFSYDGQQVSKEVVRQYHKHTQPEWVDAVSDAKRRANEENVADWKSLCERSPEPLDDSVVAAVRDLYCAGTNAYVGGDVFDAPPLPEAVDAVRDF, from the coding sequence ATGACGAGCGTCAAGGAGTTTCGCGTAGACGAACCCGCGACGGCCACGGACCTCGGCCGCGGGGCGTTCGTGTTCACGGACGACTACTCGGTGTTCGACTGGGGGAAGATGCCGGACCAGATCCCGCAGAAGGGGGCCTCGCTGTGCTCGATGGGGGCGTTCAACTTCCAGCTGCTGGAGGAGAACCACATCCCGACCCACTACGAGGGCGTCCGCGTCGGTGTCGGCGACGAGGTGCTGGACCTCGGAGAGGCGCTCTCGACCGGCGAGGTGCCGTCGGAGATGGTCATCTCGCTGACGCAGGTGCCCGACCTCCCGTTCGAAGACGGAGCGTACGACTACGAGGCGTTCCACGACGACGCCGGGCAGAACTACCTCGTCCCGCTGGAAGTCGTCTTCCGCAACCGCGTCCCGGTCGGCTCCTCGCTGCGGTCGCGCACGACCCCGAGCGACCACGGACTGGAGTACGACGAGTGGCCCGTCGAACCCGTCGACCTGGACGAACCCATCGTCGAGTTCTCCACGAAGTACGAGGAACAGGACCGCTATCTCTCCCGCGAGGAGGCCGACCGCATCGCAGGCGCGGCGGACATCGACCAGTTGGCCGAGCTCGCGCTCGCGGTCAACCACATCGTCACCGACCAGGCCGCGGAAGCCGACCTCGTCCACGAGGACGGGAAGATAGAGTGCCTCTATCACGAGGGCCAGGTCCGCGTCGCCGACGTCGTCGGCACCTTCGACGAGAACCGCTTCTCCTACGACGGCCAGCAGGTCTCGAAAGAGGTCGTCCGCCAGTATCACAAACACACCCAACCCGAGTGGGTGGACGCCGTCAGCGACGCCAAGCGCCGGGCGAACGAGGAGAACGTCGCCGACTGGAAATCCCTCTGTGAGCGCTCGCCGGAACCGCTCGACGACTCCGTCGTCGCGGCCGTGCGCGACCTCTATTGCGCCGGGACGAACGCCTACGTTGGCGGCGATGTCTTCGACGCCCCGCCGCTTCCCGAGGCCGTCGACGCCGTCCGGGACTTCTAG
- a CDS encoding RAD55 family ATPase, with protein sequence MSQTTDRYRTGIAPLDRELGGGIPAGSIVALTAPPASQSELLLYGMAAEQQTLYLTAERTTLSVRTAIEDSGCDLTRVNVHAVDRDTPLTDALEYVRRFDSASVVVVDPMDVIERRDPAQLREFLVTLRGRLLETGSVAVLHCLDGGDVPEQRDRTLYMADAVFDLRTRVDGERVENRLSVPKFRGGPALTEAMRLELTERVVVDTSRDIA encoded by the coding sequence GTGTCACAGACGACCGACCGCTATCGAACCGGTATCGCCCCGCTCGACAGAGAGCTCGGCGGCGGGATCCCGGCGGGGAGCATCGTCGCGCTCACCGCGCCGCCGGCCAGCCAGTCCGAGCTGTTGCTCTACGGGATGGCAGCGGAACAGCAGACCCTCTATCTCACCGCCGAACGGACGACGCTGTCGGTGCGGACGGCGATCGAGGACAGCGGCTGCGACCTCACGCGCGTCAACGTCCACGCGGTGGACCGCGACACCCCGCTGACGGACGCCCTCGAATACGTCCGCCGCTTCGACTCGGCGTCGGTCGTCGTCGTCGACCCGATGGACGTCATCGAGCGGCGCGACCCCGCACAGCTCAGGGAGTTCCTCGTCACGCTCCGCGGTCGCTTGCTCGAAACCGGGAGCGTCGCCGTCCTGCACTGCCTCGATGGCGGAGACGTGCCCGAACAGCGCGACCGGACGCTCTACATGGCCGACGCCGTCTTCGACTTACGGACGCGCGTCGACGGCGAGCGGGTCGAGAATCGGTTATCGGTCCCGAAGTTCCGCGGCGGTCCGGCGCTGACCGAGGCGATGCGACTGGAACTCACGGAGCGGGTCGTGGTCGATACGAGCCGCGATATCGCCTAG
- a CDS encoding formyltetrahydrofolate deformylase, protein MAGVTRGFTEITVVGDDDTGLIAEVTSLLFERGINIEDLDQAVRDGVFRMTMHVDTADMVTTEEKLREDLTELGDELGVDVQVRFPADRETQSIAVLVTKESHCLEALFEAWANGDLGADIEVVIGNHSDLEPLAAKYDVPFHDIGDEKGTPDEERLLELLAEYDADLIALARYMRILSPDVVFRYESRIINVHPSLLPAFPGASAYMQAIEEGVRIAGVTAHYVTTDLDQGPIITQRAFNVPDDATEEELQRLGQPLEAEALIEAIKLHLNDEVTVHRGRTKLRDPEETDVQLGAPETLDDENPDRPIDGLGEFVAGEEPESEAEADD, encoded by the coding sequence GTGGCAGGCGTGACTCGCGGCTTCACCGAGATAACCGTCGTCGGCGACGACGACACGGGACTCATCGCGGAGGTCACCTCGCTCCTCTTCGAGCGCGGCATCAACATCGAGGACTTGGACCAGGCGGTCCGCGACGGCGTCTTCCGGATGACGATGCACGTCGACACCGCCGACATGGTGACGACCGAGGAGAAACTCCGCGAGGACCTCACCGAGTTGGGCGACGAGCTGGGCGTCGACGTACAGGTCCGGTTCCCCGCCGACCGCGAGACCCAGTCCATCGCCGTCCTCGTCACGAAGGAGTCGCACTGTCTGGAGGCGCTGTTCGAGGCGTGGGCCAACGGCGACCTCGGCGCGGACATCGAGGTGGTCATCGGCAACCACAGCGACCTCGAACCGCTGGCGGCGAAGTACGACGTGCCGTTCCACGACATCGGCGACGAGAAGGGCACGCCCGACGAGGAGCGACTGCTCGAACTGCTCGCGGAGTACGACGCCGACCTCATCGCGCTGGCCCGCTACATGCGCATCCTCTCCCCGGACGTGGTCTTTCGCTACGAGAGCCGCATCATCAACGTCCACCCGAGCCTGCTCCCCGCCTTCCCCGGCGCGTCGGCGTACATGCAGGCCATCGAGGAGGGCGTCCGCATCGCCGGCGTCACCGCTCACTACGTGACGACCGACTTAGATCAGGGGCCCATCATCACCCAGCGGGCGTTCAACGTCCCCGACGACGCCACCGAGGAGGAACTCCAGCGGCTCGGCCAGCCGCTCGAAGCCGAGGCGCTCATCGAGGCCATCAAGCTCCACCTCAACGACGAGGTGACGGTCCACCGCGGCCGGACGAAGCTCCGCGACCCCGAGGAGACCGACGTGCAACTCGGCGCACCCGAGACGCTTGACGACGAGAACCCGGACCGCCCTATCGACGGCCTCGGCGAGTTCGTGGCCGGCGAGGAACCGGAGTCTGAGGCCGAAGCGGACGACTAG
- the purS gene encoding phosphoribosylformylglycinamidine synthase subunit PurS — protein sequence MTAFTATVTVRLKRGVLDPEAETTQRQLERLGFELDDLRSADRFEIDLDAEDAAGAAERAEEMAERLLANPTIHDYDVEVERAE from the coding sequence ATGACTGCCTTCACCGCCACCGTCACCGTTCGGCTGAAACGCGGGGTCCTCGACCCGGAGGCCGAGACCACCCAGCGACAACTCGAACGCCTCGGGTTCGAACTCGACGACCTGCGGTCGGCCGACCGCTTCGAGATCGACTTAGACGCCGAGGACGCCGCCGGGGCGGCCGAGCGCGCCGAGGAGATGGCCGAGCGCCTGCTGGCGAATCCGACCATCCACGACTACGACGTGGAGGTCGAACGGGCCGAATGA
- the purQ gene encoding phosphoribosylformylglycinamidine synthase I, whose amino-acid sequence MTIAVIQFGGSNCDRDSVQALESLGFDAELVWHEDGLPADVSGIMLPGGFSYGDYLRAGAMAAHSPIMEEIREAADEGTPVLGVCNGAQIGCESALTPGVFTTNESARFQCEHVHLRVENADTPWTSHYEDGEVVELPIAHGEGRYEIDDERLDELEADDRILFRYCDEDGEVSPESNPNGSKHAVAGVTGERDHVAVMMPHPERASLEDLGRTDGRPVLQGFAD is encoded by the coding sequence ATGACCATCGCCGTTATCCAGTTCGGCGGGTCGAACTGCGACCGCGACTCCGTGCAGGCCCTGGAGTCGCTCGGCTTCGACGCCGAACTCGTCTGGCACGAGGACGGCCTGCCGGCGGACGTCTCGGGCATCATGCTCCCCGGCGGGTTCTCCTACGGCGACTACCTCCGGGCCGGCGCGATGGCCGCTCACTCGCCCATCATGGAAGAGATCCGCGAGGCCGCCGACGAGGGGACGCCCGTGCTTGGCGTCTGCAACGGCGCGCAGATCGGCTGTGAGTCCGCGCTCACCCCCGGCGTGTTCACGACCAACGAGAGCGCGCGCTTCCAGTGCGAACACGTCCACCTCCGCGTCGAGAACGCCGACACGCCCTGGACCAGCCACTACGAGGACGGCGAGGTCGTCGAACTCCCCATCGCTCACGGCGAGGGCCGCTACGAGATCGACGACGAGCGACTCGACGAACTCGAAGCCGACGACCGCATCCTCTTCAGGTACTGCGACGAAGACGGGGAGGTCTCCCCGGAATCGAATCCCAACGGCTCGAAACACGCCGTCGCCGGCGTCACCGGCGAACGCGACCACGTCGCCGTGATGATGCCCCACCCCGAGCGCGCGTCGCTCGAAGACCTCGGTCGCACCGACGGCCGGCCGGTTCTGCAGGGGTTCGCGGACTGA